From the genome of Trichosurus vulpecula isolate mTriVul1 chromosome 6, mTriVul1.pri, whole genome shotgun sequence:
GGGTTGATACTCACAAGGGATTTGTCACAATTTTCTGCTGTCTCATCAGTAGCACAGCCTTTTGCAAATTCTGTAACCTCACCCACTAATTTCATGTGATCTTCAAAAGGGTATTTCTGGAGGTATTGTGCAAATGTGATCAACACTCTGAAACAAAGAGTTCCTTTGGTTACTGAAAGCAAAGAtgacaataaatataaaaaacccCATTATAAAGTGTTTGCTATGTTGA
Proteins encoded in this window:
- the LOC118854067 gene encoding albumin-like, whose protein sequence is MRSEIAKPYRLLGEENVKALVLITFAQYLQKYPFEDHMKLVGEVTEFAKGCATDETAENCDKSLMTSGRKQRWN